CGTCCTCACGGCGACCGTAGCAGTAGGAATCATGTACTGTCTCTACCGGAGCCGAACCGCTGAGACGGACGGCCCGATCCGCCGCCCGGCCGTGTTCCGCGCGTTCGCGTACGCACTGGTGATGCTCTACGCCTGGGTCCACGCTCCCGAAGCGCTCCTGCTCTGTGTCGTCTTGGCGGCTGTCGATCTCCCGACGGCGGCCGACAACAGTCCGCGGGCGTTGGCCACGATCGCCGGCGTCTCGGCACTCGCACTCGGTCCGTTCCTCGTCACGAACGCGGTGCTGACCGGGTCCGTGGTGACTCCGCCCCGGCTACTGTCGAGTACGGGTCCGGCGGTAGAGTCGACCGCGGCCTCGGCGGGGCAGAGCGCTTCTGGACGGTCCAGTGGTATCCCGATACCCGACCTGTTTCTATCGGTCCTTCGTCCGTTCACCCTGCTCGGCGGCGAACTACTCCTCGGCTTCAGGACAGCGTTCTCCCGGCCCGACGACGTGTTCCTGACGTTTCTTCGGTCCGGCCACGCATCCGGGACGCTGAACAACGACAACACGGAGGCCGTCAACCTCGCAGTTCTGGAGTCCGCTCCGATACTCGCTGCAACCGTCGGGGTTCTCCCGGCCGTCTGGCGCCGTCGGGGAGCGCTGGCATTGCCCCGTCGGGTGCTTTCGCCGACACGAGTCGTCGACAGCTTCACCGTGTTGGCGGCTCTCGGCGTGTGTGGCCTCTATCTCTCGCGGCTCCCGCTGCACGCACAGGTGACGGTCCGGTATCTGTTCGTCCTCTACCCACTGGGGATCTACCTCCTCTTCCGTACCCCGTCGGTTCGGGACGCGCTCGACCAGTATCTCCGTTTGTTCGCCTGGGCACTCGCGGTGACAGTCCTGCTCGGTGGACAGTTGATCGTCGTCTTCGTCGCGCTCTCGGTCAACGGGATCGGCGAAGCGTTCCAGTTCCACGCGCTGCTCGCCCTCGGCAGTGCCGCCTTGCTGGCGGCCTGGGGGCTGTTCGGGCGAAGCGACGGCTGGTTCGGTCGCGTGGGCGCAGGGCTGTTCGGCGTCGCGACGGGTCTCACGACGATCTTCGCCTGGTTGACCGTCGTCGAGTACTACGCACTCGGGAACGCCCACGCCCTCCCGATCGTTCGGTATATCGGACAACTGCTGGAACTGTTCTGAGTCGCTGACGGAGAACTTTTGTAGGGCCTCGAAGTACCGACGACATGGACAAGCTGAAAGCGTCACTCCTCGAGGCCCCGATCATCGAGAAAGACGGCTACCACTACTTCGTCCACCCGATCAGCGACGGAGTCCCGATGCTGCGTCCCGAACTCCTCCGTGAGATCGTCATCAAGATCATCCGGAAGGCCGAACTCGACGGCGTCGACAAGATCGTCACGCCGGCGGCGATGGGAATCCACCTCTCGACGGCCGTCTCGCTGATGACCGACATCCCGCTCGTCGTCGTCCGCAAGCGACAGTACGGGCTGGACGGCGAGGTTTCGCTCTCGCAGGTGACCGGCTACTCCGAGAGCGAGATGTACGTCAACGACGTCTACGAGGGCGATCGGGTCCTCGTGCTCGACGACGTCCTCTCGACCGGCGGCACGCTGGCCGCGCTGACCGGCGCCCTGGAGGAGATCGGTGCCGACATCCGTGATATCGTCTGTGTCATCAAGAAAGCCGACGGCCCAAACAAACTCGACGAGGCCGGCTACGACGCGAAGACGCTCATCAACGTCACCGTCGACGACGGCGAGGTCGTCGTCGTCGACGAGAACGGCGACGGCTGACGGACGGATTCTCGCCGCTCACGGGTTCGTTCACAGCAAAAGTAGAGCGGGAGGTAGATTTGAACCGAAGCCAGACGACCGCTCGCTTCGCTTGCTCTGTCTGGCAGGGTTCAAATCTTCTCCAGACCGATCCGTCACTCATGGTTTCGTGAGCGACAGAATATAGCGGGAGGTAGATTTGAACTACCGATCTGCGGGTTATGAGCCCGCCGGAATCTCCTGGCTATCCCATCCCGCTACCTCTTCGTAACCGAGGCCCCTCATTAAGGGTTGTGATTCACCTGCCGTCCGTGAGTTCGTGACGCGCTACTCCCCCTGATGGACCTGCCAGGTGAAGAGACTCTCGAAGACGTAGTTGACGAGCATCCCGAGGCCGATCCCGCCCCCCTTGGCGACGAGTATCCAGAGGTCGATCCCGGCGACGGTCAGCGGCACGAACAGCAGCCGGTAGATGACGACGAAGACGAGAAACTGGGTGGTCGAACCGCCGGCCCGGACGACGTGCGAGCGTAGCAGACGCCGGGGCAGCGACTCCGGATCGCCCTCCTCGGCGAAGGTCCAGCGCTCGTTGATCGCGAACATGACCAGGATCGCGGTTTCGATCCCCGCGAGCGTCGCCAGCTCGGCCAAGACGCCAAACACCTCGGTCAGAACGAGCAAGACCGTGGTATCACAGATCGCACCGATCACGCCGACGGAGACGAACTGGCCGAACCGCACGCCGGAGACCAGCGAGTCGAACCGGTCGGGAACGACACGGCGCAAGCGGTCGCTCGGGGAACTCATCGGTCCCGTTTGACGAGCGCGGTCGGTTCGTCACGGCGGGCGGCGATGGCCGTGTGGAGCGTGCTATCACGGAGCTGTTTCGCGCGGTGTCTGGACGCGAGCAGCGCGCGAAACAGCGCGATCGAGGTCCGGATCGGCGAGACCGTCGACCCGGGCTGGTCCTCCCACTCGATGGGGACCTCGGTTACGCGCAGATCCAGCGCCCCGGCCATCGCCACCAGTTCGACGTCCCAGGCGAAGCCCGGTTCGTAGAGGTGGATACGGACGCGCTCCCAGGCCTCGGCGTCGATGGCTTTCGCGCCACACTGGTAGTCGTATAGCCGGACGCTGAGCAACTGGCCGGCCAGCCAGGCGAACCCGTCACCGAGGAACCGCCGGGCGCGGGTCTGGTGGCTGGCGACGGTCGCGTCGGGATGGCGTCGCGACCCGACCGAGAGGTCGGCCGCTCCCTCGACGACCGGATCGACGACTGCCTGGAGGGATTCGGCCGGCGTCGAGCCGTCGGCGTCGGCGAAGGCGAGCACGTCGGTCTCTAAGCGCTCGAAGCCCGCGGTGATCGCCGCACCCTTGCCACGGCGGTAGGGGACCGACTCGACTCGGGCGGGGAGGTCTGTGAGTGTTTCGAGGACGCCGCTTTTCGGGGCGTCGAGTTCGACGAGGATGGTCGTCGGGGAGAGCGTGTCGTCGATGGCCTGGACGTAGCGCCGGAGTTGGGCTACGTCGGGCCGGTAGGCGGGGACGACGACACCGACGGTCGGCGACATTGTGCTACCGTGTGCCGGCGGTGAGTAAAAACGGTTCGAAGCTCTCCGGCCTCGTGCAAAAGACGTATACTCCAGGGTCGCGGCCACACCACTGATGGAGTTTGCGCTCGTCGCTACGTGGCTCGCCCTGTATCTCCTCTTGCTGTACGCGGGGGCGACAGCCGCGACGGCCCTCTTTCCGCGCTTTGCCGACGAGGGGGTCGCGTTCGGGGTCCCAGTTGCGCTCTCGATCCTGTGGCTCGTCGTCTACGGCGTGGGCCGACTCTCCCTGAGCGTCGGGGTCTGGCTCGCGCTGGCCGTCCTTCTGGCGGTAACCGTCGTCGTGGCGTCTCGGGGCCGGTCTGTCGACGGCCGGGCCTACGCCGAGGCGGCGGCCGTCTTCTCGCTGGCGTTCCTGCTGGTGGTCTGGATTCGAGCGGTCGATCCGGCCATCGTCCCCGTGGGCGGCGAGAAGTTCCTGGACTTCGGCCTCTTGCAGTCGCTCTTGCGAGCCGAGACGATCCCACCGGAGGACATGTGGTTCGCCGGCGAACCCGTCGCGTACTACTACGGCGGCCATCTCTTGGCCGCGACACTCGCTCGACTGACGGGGACGGCGGGCCAGTACGCCTACAACCTCGCGTTGGCGGGCTTCTACGCGACGCTGGTGACCGCCGCCTACGGGCTGGCCGGGGCCGTCGCCGCCGACCGTGACCTCCCGCGCCGGCTCTCGGCCGGCTTCGCGGCTTTCTTCGTCGGCATCGCCAGCAACCTCTCGACGCCGGCGAAGTTCCTCGTCTGGCTCCTGCCCGAGTCGCTCTCCGGGCCGCTGGCGGCCGCGGCCGGGTACGAACTGAGCGGGTTGGCGACTGGTCCACAGTCGTTCAGCTACTGGGACGCCAGCCGCGTGATCCAGGACGACCCCGCCGACTTCGGGACCTACGAACCCGCTGCCGCGCCCGTCATCGACGAGTTCCCGCTGTTCGCCTGGCTCAACGGCGACATGCACGCCCACATGATGAGTACGGGCTTCCTGTTGCTCGCGGCCGCGCTGTGTTTCAGCTACTACCAGACGCCGGCCGACGAGCGACGGCGTCGGGTCGCGCTCCTGTTCGGGGCGCTCCCGGCCGTTGGCGGAGTCATCGCGGTCACCAACACCTGGTCGTTCCCGTCGGTGGCCGGCCTCACGATGCTGACCGTCGCTGTCGCGCCGGCGGCACCGACGACGCTGTTGCCCGACCGCTTTGGGGGCCGGCTCCGCGTCGACGGACTCGGCGGCGAACTCGTCCGGATCGGGGCGGCGCTGGCTGTCGCTGTCGTCGTCCTCGCGCTCGGGTTGGTCTGGTCGCTCCCGTTCTGGCTCGGCCCGGCGAGCGGCCGTGAACTGGCGGTGTTACCCGACCGGAGTTCCCTCGTGGAACTGCTGGCGGTCCACGGGCCGTTCGTGGTTCCGTTCGGGATGTATCTCTCCGCTCGCGTCGCAGGGACGCTTTCCGACGCCCGGTCGCGGCTGGCGACGGGCGCTGCTGTGGTCGGTTTCGTCGCGATCGGGGCGGCCCTCGATATCGCCGCAGTCGGCCTGCTCGGCCCGATTCTCGTGGGTGCCTGGCTGTTGGCCCGCGGGCCGACGCTCTCGGATCGGTTCGACGGCGTCCCCGCGGTTGCCGACGGCGGGGACCGCCCCGTCGGCTTCGAGGCGGTCCTGATCCTGGCCGGCGCCGGCCTCGTCGTGCTCGTGGAGTTCGTCTTCGTCCGGGAGAACATCGGCCGGATGAACACCGTGTTCAAGACCTACATGCAGGTGTGGATCCTCTGGGCCGTCGCGGTCGGGCCGGTGCTTGGCTGGCTCGTGGCCCGCTGGCGACCCGCGTGGCCGTCCGCGGACCGAGCCCGGGCCGCGACGGCAGTCGGCATGCGGGTGTTCGTCGCCGTCCTCGTCGTCTCGACCTCGCTGTACGGCGTGTTCGCGCTGTCGAACCACGCCGACCGGGCCGGCGACCTGACGCTCGACGGCCAGGCGTACCTCGACGACGCACACCCCCAGGAAGCCGAAGCGATCCGGTGGCTGGACGACCGGGAGGGCCAGCCGACGATCGTCACTGCCGCACCCGCGGGCTACCAGTGGGTCCCCAGCGATGGGAAGGGAGCCAGCGCCCCGGCGAGCCTGACGGGTCTCCCGACGGTCGCTGGGTGGTACCACGAGGCACAGTACCGGAACGACACGGTCTACCAACGGCGTGTCGGCGACGTGGAGACGATCTACACCGGCAACCGGAGTGCCCAGCGCCGCCTCCTCTCGACGTACGACGTCATCTACGTCTACGTCGGGCCGGCCGAGCGCAACCGCTACGGGACGGTGACGATCGGCGACCTCCCGGACGTGACGGTCGCGAAAGAAGCCGGCGGCGTAACGATCTATCGGGTCGCGGAGAACTAGCTCTCGGCGCTGGGCGGTGCCTTCTCCCGGATGACGGTGATCGCCTCGGCGTCGATGTCCTCGGTATCCAGGTGCATCGGGATGTAGT
Above is a window of Haloarcula halophila DNA encoding:
- the hpt gene encoding hypoxanthine/guanine phosphoribosyltransferase, encoding MDKLKASLLEAPIIEKDGYHYFVHPISDGVPMLRPELLREIVIKIIRKAELDGVDKIVTPAAMGIHLSTAVSLMTDIPLVVVRKRQYGLDGEVSLSQVTGYSESEMYVNDVYEGDRVLVLDDVLSTGGTLAALTGALEEIGADIRDIVCVIKKADGPNKLDEAGYDAKTLINVTVDDGEVVVVDENGDG
- a CDS encoding GtrA family protein gives rise to the protein MSSPSDRLRRVVPDRFDSLVSGVRFGQFVSVGVIGAICDTTVLLVLTEVFGVLAELATLAGIETAILVMFAINERWTFAEEGDPESLPRRLLRSHVVRAGGSTTQFLVFVVIYRLLFVPLTVAGIDLWILVAKGGGIGLGMLVNYVFESLFTWQVHQGE
- a CDS encoding glycosyltransferase, producing MSPTVGVVVPAYRPDVAQLRRYVQAIDDTLSPTTILVELDAPKSGVLETLTDLPARVESVPYRRGKGAAITAGFERLETDVLAFADADGSTPAESLQAVVDPVVEGAADLSVGSRRHPDATVASHQTRARRFLGDGFAWLAGQLLSVRLYDYQCGAKAIDAEAWERVRIHLYEPGFAWDVELVAMAGALDLRVTEVPIEWEDQPGSTVSPIRTSIALFRALLASRHRAKQLRDSTLHTAIAARRDEPTALVKRDR
- a CDS encoding DUF2298 domain-containing protein, coding for MEFALVATWLALYLLLLYAGATAATALFPRFADEGVAFGVPVALSILWLVVYGVGRLSLSVGVWLALAVLLAVTVVVASRGRSVDGRAYAEAAAVFSLAFLLVVWIRAVDPAIVPVGGEKFLDFGLLQSLLRAETIPPEDMWFAGEPVAYYYGGHLLAATLARLTGTAGQYAYNLALAGFYATLVTAAYGLAGAVAADRDLPRRLSAGFAAFFVGIASNLSTPAKFLVWLLPESLSGPLAAAAGYELSGLATGPQSFSYWDASRVIQDDPADFGTYEPAAAPVIDEFPLFAWLNGDMHAHMMSTGFLLLAAALCFSYYQTPADERRRRVALLFGALPAVGGVIAVTNTWSFPSVAGLTMLTVAVAPAAPTTLLPDRFGGRLRVDGLGGELVRIGAALAVAVVVLALGLVWSLPFWLGPASGRELAVLPDRSSLVELLAVHGPFVVPFGMYLSARVAGTLSDARSRLATGAAVVGFVAIGAALDIAAVGLLGPILVGAWLLARGPTLSDRFDGVPAVADGGDRPVGFEAVLILAGAGLVVLVEFVFVRENIGRMNTVFKTYMQVWILWAVAVGPVLGWLVARWRPAWPSADRARAATAVGMRVFVAVLVVSTSLYGVFALSNHADRAGDLTLDGQAYLDDAHPQEAEAIRWLDDREGQPTIVTAAPAGYQWVPSDGKGASAPASLTGLPTVAGWYHEAQYRNDTVYQRRVGDVETIYTGNRSAQRRLLSTYDVIYVYVGPAERNRYGTVTIGDLPDVTVAKEAGGVTIYRVAEN